In Pirellula sp. SH-Sr6A, the DNA window GTGATGTCCCCCGCGCGGTCCTGCTTCGCTCGACAGCGGCCCAAGGCAACGGGGTTCACAAACTCCAAGTGACTCGGATTGAAACAGAGCGATATGTGAATGGTCTGACCGGTACTGGTCGTCCAATCCGAGCTATAGCCCATGTGGTACTTTACGTCACCACCCCCACGAAACAACTCGGGATTTGGATCATCAAACGACCAGAAAATGCTTTGAGGTCGTTTGCCCATGACATTGGCCAAAACGTTCAACCGACCGCGGTGGGCCATCGCGAGGACGACCCCTTTGACCTCGTGTTGACCAGCCTTTTCCAAAGCTCGGTCCAGAAGCGGGATCAAGCTCTCCGCTCCCTCCAGCGAGAAGGTCTTGGCCGTCGCGTACTTCTTTCGAACAAACTCTTCGAAGATAGTCGCGTCGGCGAGCTTGGTGTAAATCCGCGTCTGCACTTCCCGTGACAATGCCAACCGGTTCTCGGTCGATTCCATGCGGCGTTGCAACCAGTCTCGAATGTTGCGGTTGTCAACGTGCATGAACTGAGCGCCGATGCTTCGGCAATAGGTCGTGCGCAGTTTTTCGATGATGTCGCCGACGGTCCGTCCGTTGGCATACTCTAGCGTAGGGGACGTGAAGGGACGGTTCATGTCCTCTTCGGTGAGACCATGGGATTGTGGATCTAGTTCGGGGGGACCTTTTCGATTCAATCCAAGTGGATCGATCTTGGCCATCAAATGTCCACGGACTCGATACTCCCGTACGAGCTGATCGACTCGCTCCTGCATCCGAGCCAACCACAGCGCGTCCGGTACCTCGCCATTGTTCCCACCGACAGGCTCATTCCCAGAGTAGAGGGCCTCGGATTGCGTCGCGAGGGAAAACTCCTCGAAGTACTTGCGCCAAACGTCCGAAACACTGTTGGGATCTTGGATGTAACGAACGTATAAGTCGTCGATGTAATCGAGACTGTAGGTATTCATTTTTCTAGAGTTTCATCAAAGGTGGTGACGCTGGCCTGAGAAAGCCATGGGGAGCTCTGATTATGGCTTCCACTTATGAGGGTTACTAGGAGATCCTGCGACAAAATGCAATGCCAAGGTCATTTTCGAGGCCCGCAGGATCGCCCCAACGGGGGGAAAATCCAACCGAACGATCCAGTCGCGTCGATGTCGAGAGCAGCGTGGGATTATAGGCGGACAGCCGGTAGCGTCGAGTTCCTCCAGTGCGGTCTCAAGGAGCGGTTGCCCGCGACTAGGGTCGGATGCAATAAAGCATTTCGCGTCGCTCGCCATCGCCAGCTTCGGTGCAGCGGTAGTAAATGGCTCCACCGCTGAAAACCGGTGTCGCGAAGACTTCTCGACCCAACTGCATCTTCCCCAAACTTTCGAACCGCTTCGGATTGGCTCGGAACAAGAACGTTTCTCCCGCCTCATTGGTCGCATACACGAGATCGCCCACCAGGACCGGTGAAGCGGAAAAGGTCCCCCCCAATCGCTGCTTCCACAGCTCCTTTCCGGTTTCGCTGTCCCAAGCCATCGCGATGCCGGCGTCGAGGACCCCGTAAAGTATCCCATCCCGATGCAGCGGTGAGGGTACATAAAGCCGGTTGTCGTTCTCCCAGACCTTCGTCTTGGACCCGTCGGCCAACACGGCGGACATGTGGTTTCTGGGATAGCCTCCACTGGTGAAAACCCGCTTCCCATCGGTGACGGTCGAGGTGACGCATTCGGTCGTCGCCCCCTCGGTTTCCCAGAGGGTATCCCCGGTTCGAGGATCCAAGCTGGTGATCCGATCGCAGCCGGTCACCACGACTTGATCACGCCCCGCCGCTCGCAAAAGAATGGGAGAAGGATAGTTGGGCAGCTTCGGACGGTCGCGTTTCCAAACCAATTCCCCCGATGCTCGCTGATAAGCGGCGATGACACCCCCCGCTTTGTTGTCGGAGGAAACGATGACCAGATTCTGATAGAGCGCTGGAGAGGCCCCATAGCCTTGATGCTCCACGTAATCGCTTACCCGCACCTGCCAAGCGATGCCACCCTCTTGCTGAACCGCCGTCAACCAGATGGCGTCGCTGTTGGGCAATGCCACAAAAACGAGTTTTCCATCCGTCGCTGGGGTGGTGGAGGCCGACGTGGATCGCGCATTCTTTCGCATCCCCCCCGACGCATGGACTACCGTTTCATGCTGCCGCTGGCCCGTCTGACGATCCAAACAAACGAGCGTTTGTGCACCAGAATCCTCTTCGGACGTCACATAGAACAACTTGGGTCCTGATAAACAGACCGACCCATAACCGCGCCCCGAGATGGGGGACTTCCAAGCGATGTTCTTGGTTTCGTCCCACTCCCGTGGCGAGGACTGCGATGGATCCGAA includes these proteins:
- a CDS encoding PQQ-binding-like beta-propeller repeat protein, with protein sequence MRSTLRCLPVATLLLSLLASQGAVAQSERVQDGIEVAKGDWPWWRGPARDGSSDPSQSSPREWDETKNIAWKSPISGRGYGSVCLSGPKLFYVTSEEDSGAQTLVCLDRQTGQRQHETVVHASGGMRKNARSTSASTTPATDGKLVFVALPNSDAIWLTAVQQEGGIAWQVRVSDYVEHQGYGASPALYQNLVIVSSDNKAGGVIAAYQRASGELVWKRDRPKLPNYPSPILLRAAGRDQVVVTGCDRITSLDPRTGDTLWETEGATTECVTSTVTDGKRVFTSGGYPRNHMSAVLADGSKTKVWENDNRLYVPSPLHRDGILYGVLDAGIAMAWDSETGKELWKQRLGGTFSASPVLVGDLVYATNEAGETFLFRANPKRFESLGKMQLGREVFATPVFSGGAIYYRCTEAGDGERREMLYCIRP